In the genome of Coraliomargarita algicola, one region contains:
- a CDS encoding creatininase family protein — translation MSWPSYRNRYLPAMTRGAIDTLPNKDKAFVVLPTGAIEQHGPQLPVGVDALLGQIYLDRAMPLLAEDAPVYVAPPIQAAKSNEHTGYPGTLILHRESLRQLIVSAGRQLSEWGFKRMGVLNTHGGNISVIKSALRELSLDYGMEVQVLSSPYEIDICARERAYGIHANEVESSLMYATTPDMVDPASATCCWTGTLDDPKILKSEFAPATYAWKTLDISRSGVVGDATVATREKGELWISRAAEALAARLTELVS, via the coding sequence ATGAGTTGGCCCAGTTATAGAAACCGTTATTTGCCTGCGATGACACGTGGGGCAATTGATACATTGCCGAATAAGGACAAAGCCTTTGTGGTCTTGCCAACTGGAGCGATTGAGCAACATGGTCCGCAACTACCTGTAGGTGTGGATGCACTGCTCGGGCAGATTTATTTAGACCGAGCGATGCCACTGCTGGCAGAAGATGCCCCCGTCTATGTGGCTCCGCCTATTCAGGCTGCCAAAAGTAATGAGCATACCGGATATCCAGGCACCTTGATACTGCACCGCGAATCGCTACGACAATTGATTGTGTCTGCGGGGCGTCAGCTTTCGGAGTGGGGATTCAAGCGTATGGGAGTTTTGAATACGCACGGTGGCAATATTTCAGTGATTAAAAGTGCACTGCGTGAGTTGAGTTTAGACTATGGCATGGAAGTGCAAGTGCTCTCCTCTCCCTATGAAATTGACATCTGTGCCCGTGAGCGCGCCTACGGTATACATGCCAATGAGGTCGAGTCTTCGCTGATGTATGCGACCACCCCCGATATGGTGGACCCCGCGTCCGCTACCTGCTGTTGGACGGGCACTCTGGACGATCCTAAGATCTTAAAATCTGAATTCGCCCCCGCAACTTATGCGTGGAAGACTTTAGATATTTCACGTTCCGGAGTGGTGGGCGATGCCACCGTGGCCACCCGCGAGAAGGGCGA
- a CDS encoding creatininase family protein, with amino-acid sequence MKHYLYEGNDDFAWHARRWPQFDEYASPEQTLVILPVYSIADWCMGRPMDSEEVVGSVVLDQALEATREELTALVLPPIRFTPRQSVGTQFHLDIELAHQMIIETIRSAAVPGFKRFVLFNTSPFLEEWIDVAARDLRVVHDLQIFCVNLSGVGLDFHPIRGGDRSGLDSILTEVLGEASEPADAQLAQTLDAIPRSVVKTNDPLVAHPEGASVLLGEVVESTARLLREIDTHAPLQDYALNKEETE; translated from the coding sequence ATGAAACATTATCTTTATGAAGGAAATGACGACTTCGCCTGGCATGCCAGGCGCTGGCCGCAATTTGATGAATACGCATCACCCGAGCAAACGCTTGTGATACTACCCGTTTACTCGATTGCCGACTGGTGCATGGGGCGTCCCATGGATTCGGAGGAAGTTGTGGGCTCAGTCGTCTTAGACCAGGCACTGGAAGCGACGCGTGAGGAATTGACGGCTTTAGTGCTACCACCGATTCGTTTCACGCCGCGCCAGTCGGTCGGCACGCAATTTCACTTAGACATTGAGCTCGCGCATCAGATGATAATCGAGACGATTCGCTCGGCGGCAGTGCCTGGCTTTAAGCGCTTTGTTTTGTTCAACACCAGTCCATTTCTTGAAGAGTGGATTGATGTAGCCGCGCGTGATCTGCGGGTGGTGCATGATTTGCAGATTTTCTGTGTCAATCTCTCTGGTGTCGGTCTCGACTTCCATCCCATCCGTGGTGGCGATCGCAGTGGTCTCGATTCGATTCTGACTGAAGTGCTCGGCGAGGCGTCTGAGCCAGCCGATGCGCAGCTAGCTCAGACGCTGGACGCGATTCCACGATCCGTGGTGAAAACAAATGATCCATTGGTTGCACATCCCGAAGGTGCTTCGGTGCTTTTGGGAGAAGTGGTTGAATCGACTGCGCGCTTGTTGCGCGAGATCGATACGCACGCGCCCTTGCAAGATTATGCTTTGAATAAGGAGGAAACAGAATGA